In one Natronosalvus amylolyticus genomic region, the following are encoded:
- a CDS encoding amidohydrolase family protein, protein MHAHQPTSEFLHDAGGQMMKDAAARFGADLETDTYENMIESYHAAGVGRAVLLGWDAETNTGNPPVPNDYVAEVRDEYPDFFIGFGSVDPLKDDCVEEAIRCVEDLDLSGFKFQQIAQGFDPSDPEHEQLWATIEDLGVPVVFHGGNSTLGACSPGGRGLKIKYGNPMLIDDVAADHPELQILIAHPAFPWEREQLAICQQKGNVYMDLSGWMPKYIDDQVLHYAKTLLADTVMFGTDYPMLEPEPWLEQFASLEFPPDVQRKLLWENAESFLGL, encoded by the coding sequence ATGCACGCCCACCAACCGACGAGTGAGTTCTTGCACGACGCCGGCGGGCAGATGATGAAAGATGCTGCTGCACGCTTTGGCGCAGATCTCGAGACGGACACCTACGAGAACATGATCGAGAGCTACCACGCGGCAGGCGTGGGTAGAGCCGTGTTACTCGGCTGGGATGCTGAGACGAACACCGGGAATCCACCGGTCCCAAACGACTACGTGGCCGAGGTGCGCGATGAGTACCCCGACTTCTTCATCGGTTTTGGCTCCGTCGATCCGCTGAAAGACGACTGCGTCGAAGAGGCGATTCGGTGCGTCGAAGATCTCGACCTCTCGGGTTTCAAATTCCAGCAGATTGCTCAGGGGTTCGATCCGAGCGACCCCGAACACGAACAGCTCTGGGCAACGATCGAAGACCTCGGCGTCCCCGTCGTCTTCCACGGCGGCAACTCGACGCTCGGTGCGTGCTCGCCGGGCGGGCGCGGGCTCAAAATCAAGTACGGCAACCCGATGTTGATCGACGACGTCGCTGCCGACCATCCCGAGTTACAGATACTGATCGCCCACCCTGCGTTCCCGTGGGAGCGCGAACAACTCGCCATCTGCCAGCAAAAGGGGAACGTGTACATGGATCTCTCAGGGTGGATGCCGAAATATATCGACGACCAGGTGCTCCACTACGCGAAGACGCTACTCGCCGATACCGTCATGTTCGGCACCGATTATCCGATGCTCGAGCCCGAACCCTGGCTCGAGCAGTTTGCCAGCCTCGAATTCCCGCCGGACGTCCAACGAAAGCTGCTCTGGGAGAACGCTGAATCGTTCCTCGGACTGTAA
- a CDS encoding universal stress protein, with amino-acid sequence MYDSVLLPTDGSQASERALEYAIDLAQQYDAALHVMYVIDKAVFAGDVETGTIVTQFEQVGQSVLEEVETEATRAGIETTITHLGRGSPHEAILKYTEEEDIDVVVMGTRGRTGLDRYLLGSVTEKVVRLSDVPVLTVRHSERADSESTQEE; translated from the coding sequence ATGTACGACAGCGTTCTCCTCCCAACTGATGGAAGCCAGGCCTCGGAACGGGCCCTCGAGTATGCTATCGACCTCGCACAACAGTACGACGCCGCCCTTCACGTCATGTACGTCATCGACAAAGCCGTTTTCGCCGGCGACGTCGAAACCGGGACGATCGTCACCCAGTTCGAACAGGTGGGACAGTCTGTGCTTGAGGAGGTCGAAACGGAAGCTACCAGAGCAGGTATCGAGACAACCATTACCCATCTCGGCCGCGGTAGTCCGCACGAAGCGATCCTGAAATACACCGAAGAAGAGGATATCGACGTGGTAGTGATGGGGACCAGAGGTCGAACCGGGCTCGACCGCTACCTGCTCGGAAGCGTCACGGAAAAGGTCGTTCGTCTCTCCGATGTGCCGGTGTTAACGGTTCGCCACTCCGAACGTGCCGACTCCGAATCCACCCAGGAGGAGTGA
- the pyrI gene encoding aspartate carbamoyltransferase regulatory subunit, with product MSDDTSTDDTAHELRVSKIRNGTVIDHVRAGQALNVLAILDIDGSQNEEVSVGINVPSDRLARKDIVKVEGRELSQEEVDVLSLIAPDATINIVREYEVTSKHRVERPDEVQDVLRCPNAACITTEDEPVTSRFEVLEDGVRCLYCGTIVRESIADLIE from the coding sequence ATGAGCGACGACACATCCACTGACGATACCGCACACGAACTGCGCGTAAGCAAGATCAGAAACGGCACCGTGATCGACCACGTCCGAGCGGGCCAGGCACTCAACGTACTGGCAATTCTCGACATCGACGGCAGTCAAAACGAGGAGGTTTCGGTCGGGATCAACGTCCCCTCCGACCGGCTGGCTCGAAAAGACATCGTCAAAGTCGAGGGACGCGAATTGAGCCAGGAAGAAGTCGACGTCCTGTCGCTCATCGCGCCCGACGCGACGATCAACATCGTCCGCGAGTACGAGGTGACGAGCAAACACCGCGTCGAACGCCCCGACGAAGTCCAGGACGTGTTACGCTGCCCGAACGCAGCCTGTATCACGACTGAAGACGAACCGGTTACCTCTCGGTTCGAGGTGCTCGAGGACGGCGTCCGCTGTCTGTACTGTGGGACGATCGTCCGCGAATCGATTGCCGACCTCATCGAATAG
- the pyrB gene encoding aspartate carbamoyltransferase, with protein MRHDNVITSKQLSREDIETILDRAAEIDADPSAVANSYPDTILGLLFFEPSTRTKLSFETAMKRLGGNVIDMGSVESSSVKKGETLADTVRVIEGYADALVVRHPKQGSSTMAAEFVDVPLINAGDGAGHHPTQTLLDLYTIRENAGLEDLSIGIMGDLKYGRTVHSLAYALSHFDAHQHFISPESLQLPREVVYDLHQEGASVREHENLDEILSTLDVLYVTRIQRERFPDENEYQKIAGEYQIDMETLEVASDNLTVMHPLPRVDEIAPEIDETAHAAYFEQAHNGVPVRMALLDLLLGDAQ; from the coding sequence ATGCGCCACGACAACGTCATCACGAGTAAACAACTGTCACGGGAGGATATCGAAACCATCCTCGATCGGGCCGCTGAAATCGACGCCGATCCGTCCGCAGTTGCCAACTCCTATCCGGATACCATCCTCGGACTGCTGTTTTTCGAACCCAGCACGCGAACGAAACTGAGCTTCGAGACGGCGATGAAGCGCCTGGGGGGCAACGTCATCGATATGGGGTCTGTCGAATCCTCGAGTGTCAAAAAGGGGGAGACACTCGCGGACACCGTTCGGGTGATCGAAGGCTACGCGGACGCCCTCGTCGTTCGCCACCCAAAACAGGGCTCGTCGACGATGGCTGCGGAGTTCGTCGACGTCCCGCTGATCAATGCCGGCGACGGGGCCGGACATCACCCCACCCAGACGCTCCTCGACCTCTATACGATTCGAGAGAACGCCGGCCTCGAGGACCTCTCGATCGGGATCATGGGCGATCTCAAGTACGGCCGGACGGTCCACTCGCTGGCCTACGCGCTCTCTCACTTCGACGCCCACCAGCATTTCATCAGCCCCGAAAGTCTCCAGTTACCTCGTGAGGTCGTCTACGACCTCCACCAGGAGGGGGCCTCGGTTCGCGAACACGAAAATCTGGACGAGATCCTGTCGACGCTCGACGTCCTGTACGTGACGCGCATTCAGCGCGAACGATTCCCCGACGAAAACGAATACCAGAAGATCGCTGGCGAGTACCAGATCGATATGGAGACTCTCGAGGTAGCGAGCGACAACCTGACAGTGATGCACCCGCTCCCTCGAGTCGACGAGATCGCGCCGGAAATCGACGAAACGGCCCACGCGGCGTACTTCGAACAGGCACACAACGGGGTCCCCGTTCGAATGGCGCTGCTCGACCTCCTGCTCGGTGATGCACAATGA
- a CDS encoding YbjQ family protein: protein MEITNTETLPDREVIEVLGIARGNTVEARNVGRDITQGIRNVFGGELKAYSDLLTKARDEAITRMEADAEEMGADAVLNVRLETSQITDGGSEVMAYGTAVRLR from the coding sequence ATGGAGATCACGAACACGGAAACCCTCCCGGACCGCGAAGTCATCGAAGTCCTCGGCATCGCCCGTGGCAATACGGTCGAGGCCAGGAACGTCGGCCGAGACATCACGCAGGGTATTCGAAACGTCTTCGGTGGTGAGCTCAAGGCGTACTCCGACCTGTTGACGAAAGCACGCGACGAAGCGATCACCCGCATGGAAGCCGACGCCGAGGAAATGGGCGCTGATGCAGTACTCAATGTCCGTCTCGAGACCTCACAGATCACCGACGGTGGCTCGGAAGTGATGGCCTACGGGACGGCAGTGCGACTGCGGTAA
- the mce gene encoding methylmalonyl-CoA epimerase: MRIDHAGIATDDASATAALYADLFDVEIAHEETFDGMTVVFLAFENGYFELLEPEERGTIARYLERNGPGIHHLAVETDDASGALERAREMGIECIDEQPRPGAWGHDVAFLHPRDTGGVLLEFVEH, translated from the coding sequence ATGCGTATCGATCACGCTGGTATCGCGACCGACGACGCGAGTGCGACGGCCGCGCTGTATGCCGACCTGTTCGACGTCGAAATCGCCCACGAGGAAACGTTCGACGGGATGACCGTCGTCTTTCTCGCGTTCGAAAACGGCTACTTCGAACTGCTGGAACCGGAGGAGAGAGGGACCATCGCACGTTACCTCGAGCGAAACGGCCCAGGTATTCACCATCTGGCAGTCGAAACCGACGACGCCAGTGGCGCCCTCGAGCGCGCCCGCGAGATGGGTATCGAGTGCATCGACGAACAACCACGGCCGGGCGCGTGGGGCCACGACGTGGCGTTTTTACACCCGCGAGACACCGGTGGCGTGTTGCTCGAGTTCGTCGAACACTGA
- a CDS encoding HAD family hydrolase: MERYDLVYQLYDEFDTKTLREYQEFVDVFPPVDSRVALEHWQEASDELEARKDDIRAAFAAGETFAEIASRTTRDQAFTALDLEAKYARPVNVLVLDVDETLRSAGSTDNEIPRDTLHVLTEFHEAGIPIVICTGQTLENVKGFAIQGLGSEIVHSGELSIVYESGNGVFTPGHGADTKQLLYNDLDDSIRDIFDAVRARVLTGAPAHLRRGCHLQGNEFNVTMKPNYETGSSQAREVIDDALVYMIDLLGTAVADVISWSPSDSNELVGYTRAFYAGEDPEIRSVLEGEGAYPDVDRAAVPEPLAAVFERIDVAYYEADAAEVSSLELNKVAGVKRALEVLGVEDPFALVMGDSKTDLRVMEWVAENDAGIAAAPEHASSDTLDHVIRSDELVFAQGKSVDVLRTVYALNQLARLN, from the coding sequence ATGGAACGATACGATCTCGTCTACCAGCTCTACGACGAGTTCGACACCAAGACGCTCCGCGAGTACCAGGAGTTCGTCGATGTCTTTCCGCCGGTCGACTCGCGCGTCGCTCTCGAGCACTGGCAGGAAGCGAGTGACGAACTCGAGGCGCGTAAAGACGACATTCGGGCGGCGTTCGCCGCCGGCGAGACGTTCGCCGAGATCGCCTCGCGAACGACACGCGATCAGGCCTTTACGGCGCTCGACCTGGAAGCCAAGTACGCGAGGCCGGTGAACGTCCTCGTGCTAGACGTCGACGAGACGCTGCGCTCGGCTGGAAGCACCGACAACGAGATTCCGCGTGACACGCTGCACGTCCTGACCGAATTTCACGAGGCGGGCATCCCCATCGTCATCTGTACGGGACAGACTCTCGAGAACGTCAAAGGGTTCGCGATCCAGGGGTTGGGCAGCGAAATCGTCCACTCGGGTGAACTCTCCATCGTGTACGAGTCGGGCAACGGCGTGTTCACGCCAGGCCACGGAGCGGATACCAAGCAGTTGCTGTACAACGACCTCGACGATTCGATTCGAGATATCTTCGATGCGGTTCGGGCGCGCGTGCTGACTGGGGCTCCGGCGCACCTCCGACGCGGCTGTCACCTCCAGGGCAACGAGTTCAACGTCACGATGAAGCCGAACTACGAGACGGGCTCGAGTCAGGCCCGCGAAGTCATCGATGACGCACTGGTCTACATGATCGACCTGCTTGGAACGGCGGTCGCCGACGTGATATCGTGGTCACCGTCAGACTCGAACGAACTCGTCGGCTACACTCGAGCGTTTTACGCCGGTGAAGACCCCGAAATCCGTAGCGTGCTCGAGGGAGAGGGGGCCTATCCTGACGTCGATCGGGCTGCCGTTCCCGAGCCGCTGGCCGCTGTATTCGAGCGGATCGACGTTGCCTACTACGAGGCCGACGCAGCGGAAGTAAGCAGCCTGGAACTCAACAAGGTTGCCGGCGTGAAACGGGCGCTCGAGGTGCTGGGGGTCGAGGACCCCTTCGCGCTCGTTATGGGTGATTCGAAAACCGATCTCCGCGTAATGGAGTGGGTCGCCGAAAACGACGCGGGCATCGCGGCTGCCCCAGAACACGCCTCGAGCGACACGCTCGATCACGTGATCAGATCGGACGAACTGGTCTTCGCACAGGGCAAAAGCGTCGACGTACTCCGGACGGTTTACGCGCTCAATCAGCTAGCGCGGCTCAACTGA
- a CDS encoding glucose 1-dehydrogenase, producing MYAIAVEPGAGEPTIVEKPIPEPETGEALVRTLRVGVDGTDHEVISGAHGGVPDGADHLVLGHEAVGVVEDPNGTDLETGQLVVPTVRRPPNGTNHYFESGYPDMAPEGEYVERGIVGGHGFMAEYFTSPAEYLVSIPKSLASLGFLVEPISISEKAIEHAFASRSAFDWRPESAMVLGNGSLGLLTVAMLVETLEFDRTYCLGRRDRPDPTIDIIESFGATYVDSRETPVSEVPDVHEGIDFIYEATGYAPHAFETIEALAPNGVGALLGVPSSWEFEIDGGALHEEFVLHNKALVGSVNSHRGHFESAIDTLSELPQSFTDDLVTGVYDLDSFQDAFVDDDTTIKTAVEFDTI from the coding sequence ATGTACGCTATTGCAGTCGAACCAGGGGCGGGTGAGCCAACGATCGTCGAGAAGCCGATACCCGAACCCGAAACGGGTGAGGCACTCGTCAGGACGCTCCGGGTTGGCGTCGACGGCACCGACCACGAGGTGATCTCGGGTGCCCACGGTGGCGTTCCAGATGGGGCGGACCACCTCGTACTCGGCCACGAGGCCGTCGGCGTGGTCGAAGACCCGAACGGAACTGACCTCGAGACGGGCCAACTCGTCGTCCCCACGGTTCGACGACCGCCAAACGGAACCAACCACTACTTCGAATCGGGCTATCCAGATATGGCACCGGAGGGCGAGTACGTCGAACGAGGGATCGTCGGTGGCCACGGCTTCATGGCCGAATACTTTACCAGCCCCGCAGAATATCTCGTGTCGATTCCAAAATCGCTCGCATCGCTCGGTTTTCTCGTCGAACCCATTAGTATCTCTGAGAAGGCCATCGAACACGCCTTCGCCAGCCGTTCCGCGTTCGACTGGCGACCCGAATCCGCGATGGTCCTCGGCAACGGCTCGCTCGGGCTCTTGACCGTGGCCATGCTGGTCGAAACCCTCGAGTTCGACCGGACGTACTGTCTGGGCCGTCGCGACCGACCGGACCCGACTATCGATATCATCGAATCGTTCGGTGCAACGTACGTCGACTCTCGAGAAACGCCCGTCTCGGAGGTACCTGACGTCCACGAAGGAATCGACTTCATCTACGAGGCGACGGGCTACGCGCCACACGCCTTCGAGACTATCGAAGCGCTCGCACCGAACGGGGTCGGTGCCTTACTCGGGGTGCCCTCGAGCTGGGAGTTCGAAATCGACGGCGGTGCGCTCCACGAGGAGTTCGTCCTCCACAACAAGGCGCTCGTCGGGAGCGTCAACTCACACCGCGGCCACTTCGAATCGGCCATCGACACGCTCTCAGAACTTCCGCAGTCGTTTACCGACGATCTCGTCACCGGCGTCTACGACCTCGATTCGTTCCAGGACGCATTCGTCGACGACGACACGACTATAAAAACGGCGGTCGAATTTGACACCATATGA